The proteins below are encoded in one region of Fimbriimonadaceae bacterium:
- a CDS encoding TolC family protein, with translation MRPRTCAALALACLAPLAAAQEGRLDLSQALRLARIGNGNVRSARLSVEAARANARAANADYFPTVTPTLRQQYGRLEQRTGRFAGGSDLQSRDASLTASWLLLDNGTRRLNVRRSETSRDATFYTALETYRGVLFDVHTTFYNALRTQELLRIQQAGVDRAKKLVERAELREEVGAGPRKDILQAQADLANAQVNELSAASNVTTSEANLKAVIGWPEDDLPPLEKPATSDLTMQDVALGALESEALANRPALIASRKRLENARYNVDAARLNAGVTFSARATYDRSFAEDVADQSLLVLQASLPLFDASRSREEVRSARFTAEAQAADLQQQERDVLADVESAFQDYRLNVPRYEAAQLALRAAQLNYEAASGAFDEGAADLIEVLTAQVSLTTAETNAIQTLYDLLVSEVRLRLVTGRPLPGELDSDE, from the coding sequence ATGCGACCCAGAACCTGTGCCGCCCTCGCGCTCGCTTGCCTCGCCCCGCTCGCGGCTGCGCAAGAGGGCCGGTTGGATCTTTCCCAAGCCCTGCGGCTCGCGCGAATCGGAAACGGGAACGTCCGTTCGGCCCGCCTGAGCGTCGAAGCGGCCCGTGCCAACGCCCGCGCCGCGAACGCCGATTACTTTCCGACCGTCACGCCGACGCTGCGGCAGCAGTACGGCCGGCTTGAACAGCGGACCGGCCGCTTCGCTGGAGGCTCGGACCTCCAGTCCCGCGACGCGAGCCTCACCGCTTCCTGGCTGCTGTTGGACAATGGCACCCGGCGGCTGAACGTGCGGCGGAGCGAGACCAGCCGCGACGCCACCTTTTACACGGCGCTGGAGACGTACCGCGGCGTCCTCTTCGATGTCCACACCACCTTCTACAACGCGCTTCGGACGCAGGAGCTCTTGCGAATCCAGCAAGCGGGCGTGGACCGGGCGAAGAAGCTGGTCGAGCGGGCCGAGCTCCGAGAGGAAGTGGGTGCCGGCCCGAGGAAGGACATTTTGCAGGCGCAGGCCGACCTGGCCAATGCCCAAGTCAACGAACTATCCGCGGCAAGCAACGTCACCACGAGTGAGGCGAACTTGAAGGCTGTGATCGGATGGCCGGAAGACGATCTACCTCCGCTGGAAAAGCCGGCGACCAGTGACTTGACCATGCAGGACGTGGCCTTGGGAGCCTTAGAAAGCGAGGCGCTCGCGAACCGCCCTGCCCTCATCGCGTCGCGCAAACGGCTAGAGAACGCTCGGTACAACGTTGACGCGGCCCGGCTGAACGCTGGCGTCACGTTCAGTGCGCGCGCGACGTACGACCGGTCCTTTGCCGAGGACGTGGCCGACCAGTCCCTGCTCGTCCTCCAAGCCAGCCTGCCGCTCTTCGACGCTTCCCGCTCCCGCGAGGAAGTGCGGAGCGCCCGGTTCACGGCCGAAGCCCAGGCCGCCGACCTGCAGCAGCAAGAGCGCGACGTGCTTGCCGACGTGGAGTCCGCCTTCCAGGACTACCGCCTCAACGTGCCTCGCTACGAGGCCGCCCAACTCGCACTTCGGGCCGCCCAACTGAACTATGAAGCCGCATCAGGCGCCTTCGACGAGGGGGCTGCCGACCTGATCGAGGTGCTGACGGCACAGGTCAGTTTGACTACGGCGGAGACAAACGCGATCCAAACGTTGTATGACTTATTAGTCTCCGAGGTTCGGTTGCGACTCGTGACGGGCCGCCCACTGCCCGGAGAACTCGATTCGGATGAATAA
- a CDS encoding ABC transporter ATP-binding protein produces MSNQVVEERVPVPSDVAVISVSGLSKDYVMGENVVHALRSVDIEIKAGEFVAIMGPSGSGKSTFMNLVGCLDRPTSGTYYLNGDEVSRMGDNQLAEIRNRYIGFVFQTFNLLPRTSALKNVELPLMYAGVKNRVERAKEALAKVGLGQRAHHKPNELSGGQQQRVAIARAIVNDPVLILGDEPTGNLDTRTGEEIMALFQELNRAGKTVVVVTHEDDIAHHCKRVIRFRDGRVERDEIIEKPTDAREVLATLGTAE; encoded by the coding sequence ATGAGTAACCAGGTCGTTGAGGAGCGCGTTCCTGTGCCGTCGGACGTTGCCGTCATCTCCGTGAGCGGTCTTTCAAAGGACTACGTCATGGGCGAAAACGTGGTGCACGCCCTTCGCTCGGTGGATATCGAGATCAAGGCGGGCGAGTTCGTCGCCATCATGGGCCCTTCCGGCTCGGGCAAGTCCACGTTCATGAACCTCGTCGGTTGCCTGGACAGGCCCACGAGCGGAACTTACTACTTAAACGGCGACGAGGTGAGCAGGATGGGTGATAACCAACTCGCCGAGATTCGAAACCGCTACATCGGCTTCGTCTTCCAAACCTTTAATCTTCTGCCCCGCACAAGCGCCCTGAAAAACGTCGAACTTCCCCTCATGTACGCCGGTGTGAAGAACCGGGTCGAGAGGGCAAAGGAGGCGCTGGCCAAGGTCGGGCTGGGCCAGCGGGCCCACCATAAGCCCAACGAGCTTTCAGGGGGCCAGCAGCAGCGCGTCGCCATCGCGCGGGCCATCGTTAACGACCCCGTCTTGATCCTCGGGGACGAGCCCACCGGGAACCTGGACACCCGAACCGGCGAGGAGATCATGGCGCTCTTCCAGGAGCTCAACCGAGCCGGTAAGACGGTGGTGGTCGTCACGCACGAGGACGACATCGCCCACCACTGCAAGCGTGTCATCCGGTTCCGCGACGGGCGGGTCGAGCGCGACGAGATCATCGAGAAGCCCACCGACGCCCGCGAGGTCCTCGCTACGCTCGGAACGGCTGAATAG
- a CDS encoding HlyD family efflux transporter periplasmic adaptor subunit has translation MNKLLVGGGVVLLGGIAWYAMASGTRGGADVEYRYGAVERGELVRSRSSTGVLVPLTQVDVKSKAGGRVIELRVEEGSVVKNGDVIAVIDPEDTRSAYEQAAADLTSAQTRVSQARVTAEMEGKNASIRVRDAQIALDLARINLAKAEERNRAQPTLTEAEVKTAEAALASAQENHRLIREVTNPQGRRQAETDLARARAALATAESEMERQQRLLERGFVAQSAVEQQRATLEAARSSERVAQQRMDTLQAELDAQLRASQARVNQAEEALRQARANTNQVTLTSRDLDQARKAVEQARIDLEKARSDQANVQLRRSDVVSAQASAVRSRVAAQNARVQLESTTVVAPREGVVTLKYLEEGTIIPPGTSTFAQGTSLVQLSDVTQMFVECAVDESDISSVKLGQRTRVIVEAYPGKPLDGLVRKIYPAAETTQSLTTVKVRVEILPQALRRAEAENRPLRPGMNATCEFLELDKKDVLILPQQAIQREDGKTFVKVKGADPMAPIRREVQLGESGNEGVEVLSGLNEGDEVVVAELDLKAMRERQERMTQAEQGGGLGSQGRGGPSQSRSTAGGGGRGGGAGGAGGGARGR, from the coding sequence ATGAATAAACTTCTTGTCGGTGGAGGCGTGGTCCTGCTTGGTGGCATCGCGTGGTATGCCATGGCTAGCGGCACCCGCGGCGGCGCCGATGTCGAATACCGCTATGGCGCGGTGGAACGCGGCGAACTAGTTCGTTCGCGATCGTCGACGGGCGTCCTTGTCCCCCTCACCCAGGTCGACGTCAAGTCGAAAGCGGGCGGTCGAGTGATCGAACTGCGGGTCGAGGAAGGCAGCGTCGTGAAGAACGGCGACGTCATCGCCGTGATCGATCCGGAAGACACCCGCTCCGCCTATGAGCAGGCCGCGGCCGACCTGACCTCGGCCCAGACCCGCGTCTCGCAAGCCCGAGTGACGGCCGAGATGGAGGGGAAGAACGCCTCGATCCGGGTCCGCGACGCCCAGATCGCCCTCGACCTGGCCCGCATCAACCTTGCCAAAGCAGAAGAGCGGAACCGGGCTCAGCCCACCCTGACCGAAGCGGAGGTCAAGACCGCGGAAGCGGCCCTCGCCTCGGCCCAAGAGAACCATCGCCTCATCCGGGAGGTCACCAACCCGCAGGGGAGACGCCAGGCGGAGACGGACTTGGCCCGCGCCCGCGCCGCCCTCGCCACAGCGGAATCCGAGATGGAGCGGCAGCAGCGGCTCCTTGAGCGCGGGTTCGTCGCGCAAAGCGCCGTCGAACAGCAACGGGCGACGCTCGAAGCGGCGCGTAGTTCCGAGAGGGTCGCGCAGCAGCGGATGGACACGCTCCAAGCGGAGCTTGACGCCCAGCTCCGAGCGTCCCAAGCCAGGGTAAACCAAGCTGAAGAAGCCTTGCGCCAGGCACGCGCCAATACCAACCAGGTGACGCTCACCAGCCGCGACCTCGACCAAGCCCGCAAAGCGGTCGAACAGGCGCGGATCGACCTCGAGAAGGCGAGGTCGGACCAGGCGAACGTCCAACTCCGGCGCAGCGACGTCGTGAGCGCCCAGGCGAGCGCGGTTCGAAGCAGGGTGGCGGCCCAGAACGCCCGCGTCCAGCTCGAGAGCACCACTGTCGTCGCCCCCCGCGAGGGCGTCGTCACCCTGAAGTACCTGGAAGAGGGCACGATCATCCCGCCGGGAACCTCGACCTTCGCCCAGGGGACCAGCCTTGTCCAACTCAGCGACGTGACCCAGATGTTCGTGGAGTGCGCCGTCGACGAGTCGGACATTTCCAGCGTCAAGCTTGGCCAGCGCACCCGTGTCATCGTGGAAGCCTATCCTGGGAAGCCGCTGGACGGTCTGGTCCGGAAGATTTACCCCGCGGCGGAGACGACCCAGTCCTTGACCACGGTCAAAGTCCGGGTGGAGATCTTGCCCCAAGCGCTGCGCAGGGCGGAAGCCGAGAACCGCCCGCTTCGGCCGGGCATGAACGCCACCTGCGAATTCTTGGAACTCGACAAGAAGGACGTTCTCATCCTTCCGCAACAGGCGATCCAGCGTGAAGACGGCAAGACTTTTGTCAAGGTCAAGGGTGCCGACCCAATGGCTCCCATACGCCGTGAAGTCCAACTCGGCGAAAGCGGCAACGAAGGCGTCGAAGTGCTCTCCGGACTCAACGAGGGCGATGAAGTCGTTGTCGCCGAGCTGGACCTGAAGGCCATGCGCGAGCGCCAAGAGCGCATGACGCAGGCCGAGCAAGGCGGCGGTCTGGGCTCCCAAGGGAGAGGCGGCCCCTCCCAGTCGCGGTCTACTGCCGGTGGCGGCGGCCGTGGCGGTGGGGCCGGTGGTGCGGGAGGAGGCGCGCGGGGCCGATGA
- a CDS encoding SDR family oxidoreductase: protein METESLNGKAALVSGGTTGIGRTTAKMLAEAGCKVLLYGRHEKELKEALEEIGEGVQGFVADQAEKEGIETIFREVDEKLGTLDILVNNAAIGAGSVIDSDYEDADYVVRSNLLGYLQCTREAVKRIKQKDYGDIVHIGSMSAHGREKGTDIYTATKSGIDGFADSLRRELMEDNIRVTLIEPGLVGTEMPTDSLSKDEFPELQAKHEMLKTEDIAACVIFALSQPRRSSVIRIQCQPSKAKE from the coding sequence ATGGAAACTGAAAGCTTAAACGGTAAGGCTGCGCTCGTCTCTGGCGGGACGACAGGCATCGGGAGAACGACCGCTAAAATGCTCGCTGAGGCAGGGTGCAAAGTCCTACTCTACGGCCGTCACGAAAAGGAGCTTAAAGAAGCGTTGGAAGAGATCGGCGAGGGTGTCCAAGGTTTTGTCGCGGACCAAGCCGAGAAAGAAGGGATAGAAACCATTTTTCGAGAAGTCGACGAAAAATTAGGAACGCTTGATATTCTTGTAAACAACGCCGCTATTGGCGCGGGTTCCGTCATCGATTCCGACTATGAGGATGCCGACTACGTCGTGAGGTCGAATCTTTTGGGGTATCTGCAATGCACCCGCGAAGCGGTAAAGCGCATCAAGCAGAAGGACTACGGCGACATAGTCCACATTGGGTCCATGAGCGCCCATGGCCGGGAAAAAGGCACAGACATCTATACTGCGACCAAATCTGGGATAGATGGCTTCGCCGATTCTTTGCGGCGTGAACTTATGGAGGACAATATTCGCGTCACGCTTATCGAGCCTGGCCTCGTCGGAACAGAAATGCCAACGGACTCTCTCTCGAAAGATGAGTTTCCCGAACTCCAGGCTAAGCATGAGATGCTCAAGACCGAAGACATCGCCGCGTGCGTCATCTTCGCTCTTTCCCAACCGCGCCGCAGTAGCGTCATCCGTATCCAATGCCAACCGAGTAAAGCGAAAGAATGA
- the rsgA gene encoding ribosome small subunit-dependent GTPase A, with the protein MRKDISQQLAARLAHLESDQIDLLVARARQLRARSKGKGPDTPVSIDTWVERVLRKDQREFAASEALLSGTVVAVTTNTCAVETEPGTTAFTARLLSQSAVVGDRVTVGQGPTGDWGVVEVAPRRTKLSRPDVQEAGRERAIVANVDIIVIVVSVVSPPLHPRLIDRYLIAIQQGGAEPLVCVNKIDLLEDPDELLALEPYIRLGIRVVQCSAREGVGSSDLRTALRGKACAFVGHSGVGKSSLVNALKPEAALATGAVSEGYGRGTHTTTASSLHHLADGTVLIDTPGVRSFGLSDLSKAEVAGYFPEFAGLKCRFRNCRHLSEPDCAVLAAVESGQFDPARFASYRRLMEEASD; encoded by the coding sequence TTGAGAAAGGACATATCCCAGCAGTTGGCGGCAAGGCTCGCCCATCTTGAATCCGACCAAATCGACCTTCTCGTCGCCCGTGCTCGTCAGCTTCGAGCTCGGTCCAAGGGCAAGGGGCCTGATACGCCCGTGTCCATCGACACCTGGGTCGAGCGCGTCCTGCGCAAAGACCAACGCGAGTTTGCCGCCTCGGAGGCCCTTCTCAGTGGCACCGTCGTGGCCGTGACCACCAATACGTGCGCCGTCGAGACCGAGCCTGGCACCACGGCCTTCACCGCCCGGCTCTTGAGTCAATCCGCTGTGGTCGGCGACCGCGTCACGGTAGGCCAGGGCCCGACCGGCGATTGGGGCGTCGTCGAGGTCGCCCCTCGCCGCACCAAGCTGTCCCGCCCCGATGTGCAAGAAGCCGGGCGCGAGCGGGCCATCGTGGCCAACGTCGATATCATCGTCATCGTGGTCTCGGTCGTCTCGCCACCTTTACACCCGCGACTGATCGACCGGTACTTGATCGCCATCCAACAAGGCGGGGCCGAGCCGCTTGTTTGCGTCAACAAGATCGACCTGCTCGAAGACCCCGACGAGTTGCTTGCACTGGAACCCTATATCCGGCTCGGGATTCGGGTAGTGCAATGCTCTGCCCGTGAGGGAGTTGGGTCGAGCGATCTTCGCACGGCTCTTCGAGGCAAGGCGTGCGCGTTCGTCGGCCATAGCGGCGTTGGCAAGTCCTCGCTCGTGAACGCGCTCAAGCCCGAAGCGGCGCTGGCGACCGGCGCGGTGAGCGAGGGCTACGGACGAGGCACGCATACTACGACCGCCTCGTCGCTCCACCACCTGGCCGACGGTACGGTGCTGATCGACACCCCCGGCGTGCGCAGCTTCGGCCTGAGCGATCTTAGCAAGGCCGAGGTGGCGGGCTACTTCCCCGAGTTCGCTGGGCTGAAGTGCCGATTTCGCAACTGCCGTCACCTGAGCGAGCCCGACTGCGCCGTCCTGGCCGCAGTGGAGTCCGGCCAATTCGACCCCGCCCGCTTCGCCTCCTACCGCCGGCTTATGGAGGAGGCGTCCGACTGA
- the lpdA gene encoding dihydrolipoyl dehydrogenase, whose product MPQDAGTAGARGNMTEAIAGSPTVLPKSGVESLIRQIADIPGTKEQTEPMAQEQFDTDLVVIGAGPGGYVAAIRAALLGAKVVCVEKEFHGGTCLNWGCIPSKAMIASVERLHAVKHAADFGVEIKGDIGFDFKKMSDRRDKIVKTLRGGVGMLFKKKGVESMEGYARLTGPNTVTVEKDGKSQSIKAKNIILAMGSKIIVPPIPGLEGGRDQNIWTSDDAVTAPFLPKRILIIGGGVIGVEFGFVFNGLGSEVTVVEMMPRVLPMMDEDLGTELGKQLSRQGIKLMTSTAVERLERAGEGWKVHVKTSAGEQQQVEVDVVLVAVGRRAFTDEMGLEQAGVKLHRGGIEVNDFMQTSVPNIYAIGDVTGRVQLAHTASYEGQVAAENCVRGPSRRADRRAIPNCIYTNPEVASVGLTEGEAKEQGYDVMVGKFAFRPLGKAMAAGEQEGFVKVVAEHKYGEVLGVHVIGAHATDLIAQAVTAIKLEATVDAMVDTIHAHPTMTEAFLEAYEDTHGVAIHKM is encoded by the coding sequence GTGCCGCAAGACGCAGGGACGGCCGGGGCGCGGGGGAACATGACCGAGGCGATTGCCGGAAGCCCCACCGTGTTGCCAAAGTCCGGCGTCGAGAGCCTCATCCGGCAGATCGCCGACATCCCCGGCACGAAGGAACAGACGGAACCCATGGCCCAAGAGCAGTTTGATACCGACCTCGTTGTGATCGGAGCTGGCCCGGGCGGCTACGTGGCCGCCATCCGTGCCGCCCTCCTCGGAGCGAAGGTGGTCTGCGTGGAGAAGGAGTTCCACGGCGGCACCTGCCTCAACTGGGGCTGTATTCCGAGCAAGGCAATGATCGCGAGCGTCGAGAGGTTGCACGCGGTCAAGCACGCTGCCGATTTCGGCGTCGAGATCAAGGGCGACATCGGCTTTGACTTCAAAAAGATGTCGGACCGTCGCGATAAGATCGTCAAGACCCTGCGCGGCGGCGTGGGCATGCTGTTCAAAAAGAAGGGCGTCGAATCGATGGAAGGCTATGCCCGCCTCACCGGCCCGAACACGGTGACGGTCGAAAAGGACGGCAAGAGCCAATCGATCAAGGCGAAGAACATCATTCTGGCGATGGGCTCCAAGATCATCGTCCCGCCCATCCCCGGCCTTGAAGGCGGCCGCGACCAGAACATCTGGACCAGCGACGACGCCGTCACCGCGCCGTTCTTGCCCAAACGCATCCTGATCATCGGCGGCGGCGTCATCGGCGTCGAGTTCGGTTTTGTGTTCAATGGCCTGGGAAGCGAGGTGACCGTGGTCGAAATGATGCCGCGCGTGCTGCCGATGATGGACGAGGATCTCGGCACCGAGCTCGGCAAGCAGCTTAGTCGCCAGGGCATCAAGCTCATGACGAGCACCGCCGTCGAGAGACTCGAGCGTGCCGGCGAAGGCTGGAAGGTCCACGTCAAAACGTCCGCCGGCGAACAGCAACAGGTCGAGGTCGACGTCGTGCTGGTCGCGGTCGGCCGCCGCGCCTTCACAGACGAGATGGGACTCGAACAGGCCGGCGTCAAGCTACACCGCGGCGGCATCGAGGTGAACGACTTCATGCAGACCAGCGTGCCGAACATCTACGCGATCGGTGACGTCACCGGACGGGTCCAGCTCGCCCATACGGCGAGCTACGAGGGCCAGGTGGCAGCCGAGAACTGTGTGCGCGGGCCCAGCCGGAGGGCCGACCGCCGCGCCATCCCGAACTGCATCTACACCAATCCCGAGGTGGCGAGCGTCGGGCTCACCGAAGGCGAGGCGAAGGAGCAGGGCTACGACGTGATGGTCGGCAAGTTCGCTTTCCGCCCCCTCGGCAAGGCGATGGCCGCCGGCGAGCAAGAAGGGTTCGTCAAAGTCGTCGCCGAGCACAAGTACGGCGAAGTGCTCGGCGTGCACGTGATCGGCGCCCACGCGACCGACCTCATCGCCCAAGCGGTCACCGCGATCAAGCTCGAAGCGACCGTGGACGCGATGGTCGACACCATCCACGCCCACCCCACCATGACCGAAGCGTTCCTGGAAGCCTACGAAGACACGCACGGGGTCGCGATCCATAAGATGTAG
- a CDS encoding ABC transporter permease: MTLSDSFESALRAISANKLRSALTMLGVVIGVGSVIAMIGIGEGTKQKSLAELEITGANRISVMPNRGRARDVGSASTLRTEDVTRLQKSVPLIKYITGVVSSRFSGQTVVKFGSSNARTSVTGAEPQIRFIENANKMHSGQWYDEMDEAMANRKAVLGYTVYDNLFAGDNAIGATIKVNNQNFEVVGVVDYKGGSGWNNPDDQVYIPLHTAQTRLLDSKDRVNYITMQISRSDLLPLAQGQVEDTLYATRRSATGEELFRVFNQAEALQTIETQSTLLSLLLAGIASVSLLVGGIGIMNIMLVSVTERTKEIGLRKAIGAQKNTILTQFLLESVVMCVLGGTIGIILGAVAVQFVAKALQVPQVINLTAVGMAFAFSSIVGVFFGLYPAIRASNLQPIEALRHE; this comes from the coding sequence ATGACGCTCAGCGACTCGTTCGAAAGCGCTCTGCGGGCGATTTCCGCGAACAAGCTGCGGTCGGCGCTGACGATGCTGGGCGTCGTGATCGGCGTCGGCTCCGTGATCGCGATGATCGGGATCGGCGAGGGGACGAAGCAAAAGTCGCTCGCCGAGCTCGAGATCACGGGCGCCAATCGGATCTCGGTAATGCCGAACCGTGGTCGTGCGAGAGACGTCGGTTCAGCGAGCACCTTGCGCACAGAAGACGTTACAAGGCTGCAGAAAAGTGTGCCTCTGATCAAGTACATAACCGGCGTGGTTTCCAGTCGGTTTAGCGGTCAGACGGTCGTAAAGTTTGGGAGTAGCAACGCGCGGACGAGCGTGACGGGCGCCGAGCCGCAAATCCGTTTCATCGAGAACGCCAATAAGATGCACTCGGGGCAGTGGTACGATGAGATGGATGAGGCCATGGCGAACCGAAAGGCCGTGCTCGGATATACGGTCTACGACAACCTCTTCGCTGGCGATAACGCGATAGGCGCGACCATAAAGGTTAACAACCAGAACTTTGAGGTCGTCGGCGTTGTCGACTATAAGGGAGGCAGTGGTTGGAACAATCCGGACGACCAAGTCTACATCCCCCTGCACACGGCGCAGACGAGGTTGCTGGACTCTAAAGACCGGGTGAACTACATCACCATGCAAATTTCGAGGAGCGACCTTTTGCCGCTCGCCCAGGGCCAGGTGGAAGACACTCTTTACGCCACAAGGCGTAGCGCGACTGGGGAAGAGTTGTTCCGCGTCTTTAACCAGGCTGAGGCTTTGCAGACGATCGAGACCCAGTCAACTTTGCTTTCGCTTTTGCTCGCCGGCATTGCGAGCGTTTCGCTGCTTGTCGGCGGTATTGGAATCATGAACATTATGTTGGTCTCAGTTACTGAAAGGACAAAAGAGATTGGACTGAGAAAAGCCATAGGCGCCCAGAAGAACACGATCCTCACGCAGTTCCTTCTGGAAAGTGTCGTCATGTGCGTGCTCGGCGGCACAATAGGCATAATCCTAGGCGCCGTTGCAGTGCAGTTCGTGGCAAAAGCCCTCCAAGTGCCGCAAGTCATTAACTTAACGGCTGTGGGAATGGCGTTCGCCTTCTCGAGCATCGTCGGCGTGTTCTTTGGGCTTTATCCGGCCATCCGGGCGAGCAACCTTCAACCGATCGAGGCCCTGCGCCATGAGTAA
- a CDS encoding class I fructose-bisphosphate aldolase, whose amino-acid sequence MPATLSRSLDKIVEILGGDSLLEHQCRTIDKSLLHLPGPNYVDRVWMQTDRNPQVMRSLQQLFDTGRLRGTGYLSILPVDQGIEHSAGASFAKNPAYFDPENIVRLALEGGCNAVASTLGVLGACSRKFAHRIPFIVKLNHNELLTYPNKFDQILFGQVEQAWEMGAVAVGATIYFGSEESGRQIVEVSEAFARAHELGMATVLWCYLRNNAFKKDGTDFHTAADLTGQANHLGVSIQADIIKQKMPETNGGYKALNSGNSSYGKLDERIYTELTSDNPIDLCRYQVANCYMGRSGLINSGGASGANDLRDAVTTAVVNKRAGGIGLISGRKAFQRPMHEGIEILNAIQDVYLCEDVTVA is encoded by the coding sequence ATGCCAGCCACGCTCTCGCGAAGCCTCGACAAGATCGTCGAGATTCTCGGTGGAGACAGCCTCTTAGAGCACCAGTGCCGCACCATCGATAAGTCTCTGTTGCACCTGCCGGGGCCGAACTACGTCGACCGAGTCTGGATGCAGACCGATCGCAACCCCCAGGTCATGCGCAGCCTGCAGCAGTTGTTCGACACCGGTCGTCTGCGTGGAACGGGTTACCTGAGCATCCTCCCGGTCGACCAAGGCATCGAGCACAGCGCCGGCGCGAGCTTTGCAAAGAACCCGGCGTACTTCGATCCGGAGAACATCGTCCGGTTGGCGCTCGAGGGCGGGTGCAACGCGGTCGCCTCGACCCTTGGCGTGCTGGGGGCGTGCAGCCGCAAGTTCGCGCACCGGATCCCGTTCATCGTCAAGCTCAACCATAACGAGCTCTTGACCTACCCGAACAAGTTCGACCAAATCCTCTTCGGCCAGGTCGAACAAGCCTGGGAGATGGGTGCGGTCGCGGTCGGCGCGACGATCTACTTCGGAAGCGAGGAGAGCGGCCGGCAGATTGTGGAGGTTAGCGAGGCGTTCGCACGGGCCCATGAACTCGGAATGGCGACCGTCCTCTGGTGCTACCTGCGGAACAATGCGTTTAAGAAAGACGGCACAGACTTCCACACTGCTGCCGACTTGACGGGGCAGGCCAACCACTTGGGCGTCTCAATCCAGGCTGACATCATCAAGCAGAAGATGCCTGAAACGAACGGCGGCTATAAAGCACTGAATTCGGGCAACTCCAGCTATGGAAAGTTGGACGAACGGATCTATACGGAGCTGACGAGCGACAACCCGATCGATCTGTGCCGGTACCAGGTGGCGAATTGCTACATGGGTCGTTCCGGGCTCATCAATTCGGGCGGGGCCAGTGGCGCGAACGACTTGCGGGACGCCGTCACGACCGCGGTGGTGAACAAGCGGGCGGGCGGCATCGGCCTCATCTCTGGACGAAAAGCCTTCCAGCGTCCGATGCACGAAGGCATCGAAATTTTGAACGCGATCCAAGACGTCTATCTATGCGAAGACGTCACAGTCGCCTGA